In the Dethiosulfovibrio russensis genome, GAGGGTGGACAGGGCTGAAGCCCGTTGTGTCAGGGCTATGGGGGTTGGACCGACCGACGCTAGGCGCATAGTTCGGGAATCCTATATTAATCACGGTAGATGTGTCGCGGAGTTCGTGAGATTGCCTCTTCTGGAGCATAGATTAGAAAAGTTGGTTACCGTAACCGGCATGGAGAATCTCGAGAGAGCTTTTTCAAGGGGCAAGGGCGTCATTCTCCTTTCAGCCCATATCGGGAATTGGGAAGTTGCTGCTGCTTTACTTGCTCGGAGAGGATTTCCTATGAACGCCATAGGAGCGGAGCAACGAGATCCAAGGGTGACCGATCTGATAGTGTCAACCAGGGCCCGGTGTGGAATAAAGGGAATAAGTAAGGGATTCAGCCTGAAATCGGCTCTGTCCTGTCTCAGAAAGGGGGAGGTTCTCTGCATATTGTTGGATCAGGATGCGAAGGACAAAGGGGTCGTCGTTCCTTTTCTGGGAGCTCCTGCCAGCACCCCCTACGGTCCGGTCAAGATAGCCTCTAAGCTTGGTGCCTCGGTGGTTCCAGTTTTCTCGATTCGAATGGGTAAGTCCTCTTTGTTCGACCTTAGGATACTGCCTCCCATAGAGATGCCTGGATCGGATGCCTCGGAAGAGTCTTTTTTGGAAGCCGTCACTAGATGTAACGACTGTCTCAGTCAGGGAATATCGAAAAATCCGGAGCAGTGGATGTGGTTGTATCCCCGTTGGGCGAGCACCTTAGGGGAAAAATAAGCTTGTATCTCTCCATCGATCCGGGGCGGTCCAAGTTCGGTTGGGCCTTGGTAGAAGATAATGGACAATTTCTTTGTTCAGGTATCATGGGTCTCTCTATGTTAGAGAGTTTTCTGTCGAAACTGGTAAAAAGGCTCCCTCTTTCCCTTGACGAGATTCCGTTAGAGGGTAAACTTGAAACAACCTCGAGATCTAAGATAGACGGGGTTTTCATAGGAAACGGAACCGGAAGGGAGCTATTTATCGAAAAGGTAGAGCGTTCTTTCCCTTGGTATCGTTTGATAGACGAACGCAATTCGACCTTGGAGGCCAGGGAGATATATTGGACTTTTCACCCTCCTACGGGGTGGAGACGTCTTTTGCCTTTGTC is a window encoding:
- a CDS encoding lysophospholipid acyltransferase family protein is translated as MDRDRQWMAIEFLSRVFKWLPHGMALRIGASLGWLLWFFSKSRVDRAEARCVRAMGVGPTDARRIVRESYINHGRCVAEFVRLPLLEHRLEKLVTVTGMENLERAFSRGKGVILLSAHIGNWEVAAALLARRGFPMNAIGAEQRDPRVTDLIVSTRARCGIKGISKGFSLKSALSCLRKGEVLCILLDQDAKDKGVVVPFLGAPASTPYGPVKIASKLGASVVPVFSIRMGKSSLFDLRILPPIEMPGSDASEESFLEAVTRCNDCLSQGISKNPEQWMWLYPRWASTLGEK